A part of Oncorhynchus gorbuscha isolate QuinsamMale2020 ecotype Even-year linkage group LG09, OgorEven_v1.0, whole genome shotgun sequence genomic DNA contains:
- the LOC124043806 gene encoding uridine 5'-monophosphate synthase-like — protein sequence MFAKRREHWTRLLSVDISKNLKMENDCLESLILKLHDVQAVKFGTFTLKSGITSPIYFDLRVIVSYPSLMNQVSMYLYQRAKDEDLKYNSLCGVPYTALPLATIICSKHELPMLIRRKEAKDYGTKKIIEGTIHPGDTCLIIEDVVTSGSSVMETALVLQAEGLKVTDTIVLMDREQGGRAMLAEKGIALHSVISVSQLLDVLLQADRIDYPTAQSVRRFIQENNTYKPSGEKNGSPVAKLAELTYGDRAQLRTTHPLAAQLFRLMEEKKTNLCVSADVTGCEDLLQLADSLGPQMCVLKTHVDILRDFSPAFIQPLKDLAHKHNFLIFEDRKFADIGNTVKHQYEGGLYQIASWSHMVNAHAVPGPGVVEGLSVVGLPLDRGCLLIAQMSSQGSLATGDYTQAVVKMAEEHSDFVFGFISGSKISSKPEFLHMTPGVQMQSEGDCLGQQYSSPDDVIYKKESDVIIVGRGILGASDRVKAATEYREAGWNAYVKRLAASRQ from the exons ATGTTTGCAAAGAGACGAGAGCATTGGACGAGACTGCTGTCTGTTGATATTAGTAAAAACTTGAAAATGGAAAACGATTGCCTTGAAAGTTTAATCTTAAAGTTACATGATGTTCAGGCCGTGAAATTCGGAACGTTCACGCTGAAGAGTGGAATAACATCGCCGATTTATTTTGATCTCAGAGTTATTGTTTCCTACCCATCGCTTATGAACCAG gTATCAATGTATCTTTACCAACGCGCCAAAGATGAGGACTTGAAATACAACTCACTGTGTGGTGTACCATACACCGCTCTGCCCCTGGCTACAATCATCTGCTCCAAACACGAGCTGCCTATGCTGATCCGAAGAAAAGAAGCCAAAGACTATG GAACTAAGAAGATTATAGAGGGGACCATTCACCCTGGAGACACTTGTCTGATCATCGAGGATGTCGTGACCAGTGGCAGCAGCGTCATGGAGACGGCCCTGGTGCTTCAGGCGGAGGGTTTAAAGGTCACCGACACCATCGTGCTGATGGACAGGGAGCAGGGAGGTAGGGCCATGCTGGCCGAGAAGGGCATCGCGCTCCACTCCGTCATCTCCGTCTCCCAACTCCTCGACGTTCTGCTCCAGGCGGACCGCATCGACTATCCCACCGCCCAGAGCGTGCGCAGGTTCATCCAGGAGAACAACACCTACAAGCCCTCGGGGGAGAAGAACGGCTCGCCTGTGGCTAAGCTGGCGGAGTTGACCTATGGCGACAGGGCCCAGCTCCGAACCACACACCCTCTGGCTGCCCAGCTCTTCCGGTTGATGGAGGAGAAGAAGACCAACCTGTGTGTGTCGGCGGACGTGACGGGCTGCGAGGATCTGCTGCAGTTGGCTGACTCTCTGGGGCCTCAGATGTGCGTGCTGAAGACTCACGTGGACATCCTGCGGGACTTCAGCCCAGCCTTCATCCAGCCCCTCAAGGACCTGGCCCACAAACACAACTTCCTCATCTTTGAGGACCGCAAGTTTGCTGACATCGGGAACACGGTCAAGCACCAGTATGAAG gtGGGCTCTACCAGATCGCCTCGTGGTCTCATATGGTGAATGCCCATGCGGTGCCAGGCCCTGGGGTGGTAGAGGGGCTCAGTGTGGTGGGCCTCCCACTGGACCGCGGCTGTCTCCTCATAGCTCAGATGAGCTCCCAGGGTTCCCTAGCAACAGGGGACTACACGCAGGCTGTG GTGAAAATGGCTGAGGAGCACTCTGACTTTGTGTTTGGGTTCATCTCTGGCTCCAAGATCAGCAGCAAGCCTGAATTCCTACATATGACTCCAGGGGTGCAGATGCAGTCGGAAG GAGACTGTCTTGGCCAGCAGTACTCCAGTCCTGATGATGTGATCTATAAAAAAGAATCGGACGTCATCATTGTTGGCCGTGGTATCCTGGGGGCCTCTGATAGGGTGAAGGCTGCCACAGAGTACAGAGAGGCCGGCTGGAATGCCTACGTCAAGAGACTCGCCGCGTCAAGACAATGA